Part of the Leptolyngbya sp. BL0902 genome, GGCAGCAAAAAGTCGAGCATGATCAGGTTGGGGTGCTGCTCGCGGATGGCGTCCATCCCTTCTACGCCATCCTTGGCCTCGATGACCTCAAAGTTGCCCTGGGGAAGCATGTCGCGTACGCGCATACGAATCACCCGACTATCATCGATGACCAAAATCTTGTGACTTGCCACAGTGGACTCCTCTTACGGTGTCGAAGCAGGTTGGAGACAACAATGCCATCCATAATAGTTCAGGTTGCCGGAAAGCTCTCGTCTTTTCGCGAATAAATGGGTTTATGGCGGCGAGAGCCCCGGTCGCTTGCCGTTGGAGCGGCTCACACCTAGCGATAGGCGGCTATGGTCTGCACCTCCAGGCAAAACGGGCCGGGGACAAAGTGAGGGTTGAGGGCCTGGTCATACTCAAACTTGCTCAGCATCAGTTGCAACGACCGCAGGCTGGAGGGATCGAGGGGTTTGGCATCGGGCTGGGAACGAGCGCGAAACACGGGCACCAGATTGCTAAAGGGCACCGCCACAGTGATCCACGCCTGGGGCACCGTATCAAAGGACAGCCCGTAGGCTACAGCATCCCAGCCATCGCGATCTCGCAAAAAGACCTTGTAGCGCTGGCCATCTCCCCGTAGGCGCAGGGTCAGTCCTTGGTAGGTGCCCAGGTTCAAAGGCGGGTCAAAATTACGAGTCCGCACCGAGGCAAAGCCCCCAGAGTTATCGGTGGAAACATAACCCGTGAAGCAGGCTGCGTTCTCCCCAGCTTGCAATCCGCTGCGGCTCACGCCGCCCATCACCACATCATCCAACGCGCCCCACAGAGCCATTAGGTCGAGGCTGCGGGCCGAACGGGGATGGCTGAAATCAAACAACACCCCATTGTCCATCTGGGGCGGCTGGGGTAACTGGGAACCAGAGAACATTGCTTTTAGGGTGCTAACGACAGGAATGGACTCGAAAAAATCTAGGGTTTGCACCAATCGGCCAACATCCCAGGGAGAGCGGCCTTGGTTGGGGGGCGGGGAGGAGGTCATGGGGAGTCGGGAGTCGGGAATCGGGAGTCGGGAATCGGGAATGGTTGTGATCCTAGCGTGGCCTTGGAGGATCGCCGCCTAAGCGTTGCCCCAGTTGGGCAGCACTAGGCACTAGATCATTGCCTATCCTAGGGCAGGGATTAGGATAGCTGTACTCCTCTGGCGAAGAGCTTCCACTCGTTATGGTCTGGCCAGTGGCCCTAGGGTCGCTTGGGTGGCGGTGAGATAGTCCTGGGGGGCCAACCACAGCATAAGCCCCCGCTTCCCTGCCGAAACGGCGATGTGGTCGAAGGTCAGCATCGATTCATCCCCGTAGATGGGGTAGGCTTTCTTGGTGCCCAGGGCTGTCACGCCCCCTCGGATGTAGCCCGTGAGGGGCTGAACGTCCTTGAGAGGCACGGTTTCTACCTTACGCTCTCCAGCAAGGCTAGCTAGGGCTTTGAGGTCAAGCTGAGCATTTCCGGGCACCACGGCAAGGCAAACCCCCTGGCGTTCTCCCCGTGCCACCAGGGTTTTGAACACCTGTTCTGGAGGGATTCCCAGCTTGGCGGCGGTGCTTTCGGCAGCGAGGTCGTCGGGATTCACCTCGTACTCCAAGACTTGATAGGGGATCTTCAGGCGGTCGAGGATGCGGGCAGCATTGGTTTTAGCGGTGGCTTTGCTCATGGGTGGCGTGTGGGAAGAAGACGTCCCGTAGGTTTGGCGATGCGCTCACAGAAAATCCTTGCCAAACTACGACAAACTCTGACGCGGTTGGTTTATTCAAATCGTCGCCGATAGAATAGGAAAGAATCATTCTTTAGCGTGGGTTTGTGCCGCTGCGGCTGATCCCTAACCGGACATCGCTTCGATAGGGAAGGCTGTTTGCGGTGTCAAGTTTCGCCCAGCGTCAATGCGCCTACGCTGTTGCTGCATGGTCACTATCTCCGTTCTCTCTTCCCCCTGTCTGCCCCTATGACCCTAACCAAAGATACCGAACTACCCGAAAAATCTGCCATGCGTAAGGGAATTCCGTCGGACTGGCAGCGTAAGATCCGCTACGTCTATCTGCGGTTTATCCGGCTTCAGGGTAGCCCGGAACAACTGGCTCGGGGCATGGCCAGCGGGGTATTTTCTGGCTGTTTTCCGCTGTTTGGCCTGCAAATCGTCATTGGGCTAGCGGTGGCTACGGTGGTGCGCGGCAATCGGATAATGGCCGCCGCCGCCACCTGGATTAGCAACCCCTTCACCTACCTGCCGATCTTTGCTTTTAACTACCAGGTGGGCGTCTGGATCTTGGGTAGCAGTTCCACCCAGGGCTTCACCGACCTAGATAGCCTGCGGGGTTGGGCCGACATGGGCACCGAAGTCTCGGTACGGCTGATGCTGGGCAGTGCGGTGGTGGGCGTCATTGCAGGGTTGCTGAGCTACTACTTAGGGCTTCCCCTCATTCGGCGGCTGCGTCAGCGACGGTCGTTTCCTAGCCGCCTTCGGTAGTCGGTGCATCGACGACCATGGCTGGGGATCGCCTAGAGGTGGCTGATCCCCGGCTCCAGACAGGCCAGAGCAAGATCCGCTAAAATGGGCGTCTGCCAACCTGGAATGATCCAGGGCAGCGGCAGGTTTGCGGAGTCATGGCCATAGCTGGGGTTCAAGACCGATGGTTCAACTCAATAACGGCATCACCCTCTTTTTTAGCCTGCTGGTAGAGGCGATGCCCTTTTTGCTGTTGGGGGTAATTTTTTCCAGTGTGCTGCTGCTGTTTGTTGATGAGCAAAAGCTGCTGGCCCTGATGCCTCGCAACGTGCTGTTAGCGGCCCTGGCCGGGGGGCTGATTGGCTTTCTCTTTCCAGTGTGCGAATGCGGCAACATCCCCGTTGCTCGACGGCTGTTGATGAAGGGAGCCCCCACTGCCGTAGCCATTGGCTTCTTGCTGGCGGCTCCCACGGTCAATCCCATCGTGTTTTGGGCCACCTGGATTGCCTTCCGAGATCAGCCGGAAATCGTCTTTTTGCGAGTGGGCTTCACCCTGGTGGTGGCCATGGCCGTGGCTCTGATCTTCAGCGCCCAAGCCGATATGCGGCCTTTTCTGCAAGATAATTTGGCCCGTATGATGGGCGACCCCGCCGCCCCGCCCGCCGCCACTGGGCTTCAGGGTGGATCGCCATCCCCAGCGGAGGATGAAGCCATTTCGCCCTTGCTGCGGTCAGGCACTTTTTTGATGCAGTCCCCCGGTCAGGTGCTGCAACTGGATGCGCCCCCGGCCCAGGTTTTGGCTCAAGTCACCGGAGCACCGCCGCCCCTCCGATTGCGGTTTCGCATGATGGTAGACAACATGGTGCTGGAAACGCGGGAACTGGGGGCCGTGCTGATTTTGGGCAGCGCCATTGCCGCCTTTGTCCAGGTGGCGATTCCTAGGGAGGTCATTCTCAGCTTGGGGCAGGGGCCAGTCACCTCTATCCTGGCGATGATGGCCCTAGCCTGGGTGGTTTCTATCTGCTCCACGGTGGATGCTTTCTTTGCCCTGTCCTTTGCTTCGGTGTTCACTAGCGGGTCGCTGTTGGCCTTTCTGGTGTTTGGCCCCATGATCGACCTCAAAAATATCAGCCTGCTACTGACAGTCTTCAAAGGACGGGCGATTATCTACCTGTTTCTGCTGGCGGCCCAGCTCACCTTTTTGCTGACCCTGGTGATGAATTTATATGTGGGGTGAGGTGGCTTATCCTGCCCTTGGGCGAGGGGATATCCAAGTTCCTTCCCCACCGCTAAGCTCCTAGGCTTCCATGTCCTTAGCCTTTCGTTGGCTGACTTCTCAATTTAGGCGTCATGACCTCCTCTATTCGTTCCCGCCGTCGGCCATTGCCCTCTCCCCGGCGTGTTTCCCTACCCTGGCAAGCCATCATTGATGGCCTGATGCTGCTCCTGTGGGCGGCGATGCTGCTGCGGTTTACCGTTACGGGGCAAATCTACCTGCTGCTGCACCCCGACTATATGTGGCTGTCCCACATGGCCATGGTGCTGACCTTTGGGATGGGTATGGGCCGGATGTGGCAGGTGTGGCAGGTGGTGCGGTTGCAGCAGCGCCAGGGTGGCCCCCGCAGCCAGGAGCACATTGCCCTGCTGCCCCGCCGGGTGAGCACCGGGCTGTTGCTAGCGGTGGCGGTGTTTGGGCTGATCTACACCCCCCGTCCCTTTACCAGCGAAACGGCCCTCCAGCGCGGCATTACCGAGGTGTTGAGCCAAACCCGGTCGCGCCCCCAGCGATTTGTGCTCAGCGGGGCTTCGGAGGATCGCACCATTGTGGATTGGATCCGCACCCTCAATGTCTACCCCGAACCCGAAGCCTACGCAGGGCAGGCCGTCAACGTGAGCGGCTTTGTCACCCATATGCCGGGTTGGCCCGACAACCTATTTATGATTACCCGCTTTGTGCTCACCTGCTGCGCCGCCGATGCCTACCCCGTGGGCCTGCCTGTGGAATTGCCGCCCGGTACTCCGCGCCCCGCCCCCGACACCTGGCTGGAGGTGACGGGCCGGATGACCACCCAAACCCTCGACAACAAGCGGCAACTGGTGATTGGAGAAGCCGCCCTGACCGAAATTCCCCAACCGCGTACCCCCTACGAATACTAGCCATGGCTCGTCGTCGCTCTCGCCGCCCTGACCAGGGGCCAAACCGCCGTTCTCCGGCTGCCCTGTCCTCTACGTCATCCTCCCGTCGTCAACCGCTGGATCGACTGGCGGTGGGGGCGATGGCGGTGCTGACCGTGGTGCTGGGAATATTAGTCTTTTCCGGCGACCACGCTACCGCTAGGGTACGAGACTTTAGCTGGCAAAATCGACAGGTGGGGGTGGAGGATCGCGCCTTTTTGATCACCTTCAGTCGGCCTATGGATCCGGTCAGCGTTGAGGAAAATCTTGCCCTCGATCCGCCCTTCCCCGGCAAGGTGAGCTGGGCGGGGCGTCGGATGGCCTATACCCTCACCGAACCCCTGCCCTATGGCCAGTCCTTTACCCTACGGCTAGACCGGGCGCGGGATCGGTTTTCGGCCCCCGATGCCGATGTGGATCGGTTTCAGTCCTTTGAGGCGGGCTTTCAGTCTCGCAAACGCGCCTTTGTCTATATTGGCACCGAGGGCGACGAGGCTAACCGCCTGGTGATGGCCGACCTCGATCAGCAGGAGCGGGTCATCCTAACCCCAAGAACGCTGTCGGTGCTGGCCTTCGAGCCCTATACCCTCGGCGACAGGATTTTGTTCTCGGCCATGGATGCCGATGCCCCCGACGGCCTGCTCAACCAGCAGCTCTACACCGTCACGACGGGCATCGTCCCCCGCCCGCCCCAGGATTTGCTGGCTGAACCGCCGCCCTTCTGGCAACGCCTGCTGCCCACCCCCACGGAGGCCACCCCAGGGGAACTGACGCTCGTGCTAGACAACCGCAACTACCAAAACCTGAAGTTTGACCTCTCCGCCGATGGCCAAACCATTGTGGTGCAGCGGGTGAACCGCGATGACCCCGCCGACTTTGGCCCCTGGGTGGTGCGGGCAGGCAGGGCTCCCTATCCCCTCGATACCGAGCCGGGGGGAGACTTCTTGATTGCCCCCGATAGTCAGTCCCTCGTGCTGCTCCAGGGGGAGGGCACCGCCATCCTCGATCTCAGCCCCGACGCTACCCGTGGCCCCCAGCTACCCCTCGACTTTTTGCCTAACTACGGTCAAGTCCTAGACATCGCCAGGGATGGATCCGCTGCCGCCATGGTGAACTTTAACCAAAACGACCCAGAAAAGCGATTTACCGAGTCCCTCTTTTTGGTCACAAGCCTAGGGGATGAAGAAGAACTACTGCGGGTCAGTGGCTCCATTCGCGAAGCCCAGTTTGATAACCGCCGTCGCTTTCTCTACGTGCTAGCCAGCGAGCAGGTTGACAGCCGTCGCCGTCGGAATGGCCTTGAGGTAGAAGATTATGCCGAGCAACCGCTGCTGCTGGTTATTGACCTGGAGGCTAGGGCTATGACGAAGCTCGCCACTCTCCCCCAACAAACCACCCAGCACATGAGCCTTGCCCCCGATGGTCGCTCCCTGCTGCTAGACGTAGCCCAGTTTGAGGACGTGGCCGACGGATCGGCTCGCCCTCGTCGCGACGAAGACCTAGGCCCTGGGCTGTGGCACCTGCCCCTGTTTACCACCGCCGCCGACCAATCGGCCCCCACCCTAGACAGCCCAGAATCCTTTCCTTTCCAGGGTATCCAGGCTACGTGGTTGCCCTAGCCTAGGGCAACCCTTGGGGTCGTGCCAGACATCCTTCCGCTGGCTAGCCCCGCCCATCCCTGGAGAGAAAATGACGGTAGCACCGATGGGTATGGCAAGATAACAGCGGTGTTTGACGGTATCCCCTGTGATTTGGATTGACTGGGCCATTGTGGTGGCCTATCTGGTGTTTTCCCTGGGCCTGGGGCTCTACCTAGGCCGCCGAGCCTCTGGTAGCCTGGTGGACTTCTTTGTGTCGGGGCGTTCTTTGCCCTGGTGGCTGGCCGGAACCAGCATGGCCGCGACCACCTTTTCCATTGACACCCCCCTCTACATTGCTGGGGTAGTCGGCAATCGCGGCATTGCAGGCAACTGGGAATGGTGGAGCTTTGGCATCGCCCATGTGGTGATGATCTACGTGTTTGCGCGGCTGTGGCGGCGGTCGGAAATCATTACCGATGCTGAGCTTACAGAACTCCGCTATGGTGGCCCGATGGCGGCTTGGCTGCGGGGGGTAAAAGCCTTTTTGTTCGCGGTGCCGATTAACTGCATTGGCATTGGCTATGCCATGCTGGCCATGGTGAAGGTAATCGACGCCCTACAACTGTGGCAGTCCGTGGGCATTGAGCCGGGGGAGAGCCTGAAACTGCTCAGCGTCATTGGCGTCAGTATCCTAGTGCTGGTCTACGCTGGCTTCTCAGGACTATGGGGCGTCGTGGCGACAGATTTTTTCCAGTTCTTCCTAGCCCTGTTGGGGGCGATTATTGTGGCGGTCGTCGCTGTGGCCAACCTGGGCGGCATGGCCCCCCTCATCGAGCAGGTACAAGCCCTGGGCGGTACCGATCTGCTGGCCTTTGTGCCCCTAGAGCGATCCGCCGAGGGCGGTTGGTACCGCTGGAGCGAAACCGCTGGGATCACCGTGAGCACCTTTTTGGCCTACGTCACCCTGCAATGGTGGGCTTTTCGGCGCAGCGATGGCGGGGGCGAATTTATCCAGCGCCTCGCCGCCGCCAAAGACGAAGCCGAGGCAGAAAAAGCCGCCTGGTTTTTTAATATCCTCCACTACGTCATCCGCACTTGGCCCTGGGTGGTAGTGGCCCTCGCTGCCGTGGTGATCTACCCCAACCTAGAAGACCGGGAACTGGGCTACCCCATGCTGATGCTGGACTTTCTGCCCCCGGCACTGTTGGGGCTGGTGGTGGCTTCACTCATCGCTGCCTTTATGAGTACAGTATCGACCTTAATTAACTGGGGTGCGTCCTACCTCACCAACGACCTGTACGGACGTTTCCTGCGCCCTAATGCTCCCCAAGCTGAACTGGTACTGGCTGGCCGACTGGCCTCGGTGCTGGTGACGGCCCTCGGTGCGGTCGCGGCATTTTATTCCCAGGATGTGACCACCGTATTTCGACTGGTGATTGCCATTGGCACCGGGCCGGGGCTGGTGTTAATTTTGCGCTGGTTCTGGTGGCGCATCAATGCCGCTGCCGAACTGGCCGCCATGGTGGCCGGGTTCCTGATCGGCCTTGTCACCACCGTGGTGCCCGTGCTGACCATCTCCGACTTTGGCCTGCGCCTATTCGCCACCACCCTCGCCACGCTGGTGCTTTGGGTCGCTGCCATGGTGGCTACCCCACCCGAAAGCGATGAGACGTTGGATGCCTTCTACACTAAAGTGCGTCCTGGTGGCCCCGGCTGGGCACGGCAGCAACAGCGCACGGGCCTCGTCCCCGTCCAATCCCTCCGCCACGATTGCCTCAGGGCCTGCGCCGCCCTATTGCTGCTCCTGGGGGCGATGCTGGGGGTTGGTGGGTTCCTCCTCTATCAACCCCTAACGGGCTGGGTGTGGCTGATAGTCGCGGTGGCGGGCGGCTGGTGGCTACGGCGTCTCGGCAAGGGACAGCCGCCCCATGTTCCCCCCCCGGAGGAAATATAAGGTGTTTCCCAAATCGGCTAGCGTCGGGGCGGTACTCTAACCCTAGACCAATCGCTGCCTAGGTAGCAGACCTCCACCCTGTGGAACTCCAGGGGCTTGGGCCTGTCTTAAGACTAGGGCTCTCTACCTGATAGGGCATCTAAACCTCCCCCAGATCAGGGTTTCTTCTCCGGTAGTGGACAGTTTCCAAAGTGGCTTGGGTATGCTAAACCCCAAGCGGACTGTAGAATGTATCGAAGTCCAAGGGCGTCCCGGCAGTATTAAGGCACCTCCCTCTCACCACTAAAATGACTCAGCCGATGAATTGGAGACTCTTGTGTTCAGCCCTTCCGCTTTCATGCTTGTCCCTATGCTCCCTCTCTGGTGCCTACGCGCTTGCTCAAGATGCGCTCCCTTGGCCGGGAACTGCGCCCACCAACCCTAGCGTAGCTTCCCCGACGCCCTTTCCGGCCCCTAACCTCGCCCAGGTGGCTGCTCCAGGGCAGCGTGATGCCTACGTTCTAGGGCCAGGCGATCAACTTCAAATCACCGTGTTCAACGTTCCAGAGCTCACGGGGCCTCATACTGTCCTTGTTGACGGCACGCTCAGCCTTCCCTGGGTGGGTGATGTGGATGTCCAGGGGATGACCCTGCGGGAAGCAACGGATCTGCTCACCTGGCGCTACAGTACTCTGCTAACCCGTCCGCCTCAGATCACCCTTAGCTTGACTACTCCCCGTCCTGTCAGGGTGGTGGTGGCGGGCGAAGTGAGACGGCCAGGGGCCTACGATATCAGCTTTGCCGATGGCGGCGGTAGTGAAAGTGTGGGCATCAGTTGGCCGACCCTCACTCAAGTTATCCAAACCTCCGGGGGCGTAACAGAACAGGCCGATGTGCGCCGGATTCAGGTCATTCGGCCCAATCGTTCCGGCGGATCCTCCGTTCTACAGGTGAACCTCTGGGATTTAATTCAATCGGGCAACTTAGAGCAGGATCTTCGCCTTCGCGATGGCGACCGAGTCATTGTCTCTGCTGCCCCCAGAACCCCAGAAGAAGCACGTCGGATTGCCGCCGCTAATTTCTCTCCCCAAGAACCCCGGCTGATGAGAGTGGCCGTGGCCGGAGAGATTCGAC contains:
- a CDS encoding CIA30 family protein, translated to MTSSPPPNQGRSPWDVGRLVQTLDFFESIPVVSTLKAMFSGSQLPQPPQMDNGVLFDFSHPRSARSLDLMALWGALDDVVMGGVSRSGLQAGENAACFTGYVSTDNSGGFASVRTRNFDPPLNLGTYQGLTLRLRGDGQRYKVFLRDRDGWDAVAYGLSFDTVPQAWITVAVPFSNLVPVFRARSQPDAKPLDPSSLRSLQLMLSKFEYDQALNPHFVPGPFCLEVQTIAAYR
- the ybaK gene encoding Cys-tRNA(Pro) deacylase, coding for MSKATAKTNAARILDRLKIPYQVLEYEVNPDDLAAESTAAKLGIPPEQVFKTLVARGERQGVCLAVVPGNAQLDLKALASLAGERKVETVPLKDVQPLTGYIRGGVTALGTKKAYPIYGDESMLTFDHIAVSAGKRGLMLWLAPQDYLTATQATLGPLARP
- a CDS encoding DUF2062 domain-containing protein; this translates as MTLTKDTELPEKSAMRKGIPSDWQRKIRYVYLRFIRLQGSPEQLARGMASGVFSGCFPLFGLQIVIGLAVATVVRGNRIMAAAATWISNPFTYLPIFAFNYQVGVWILGSSSTQGFTDLDSLRGWADMGTEVSVRLMLGSAVVGVIAGLLSYYLGLPLIRRLRQRRSFPSRLR
- a CDS encoding permease — translated: MVQLNNGITLFFSLLVEAMPFLLLGVIFSSVLLLFVDEQKLLALMPRNVLLAALAGGLIGFLFPVCECGNIPVARRLLMKGAPTAVAIGFLLAAPTVNPIVFWATWIAFRDQPEIVFLRVGFTLVVAMAVALIFSAQADMRPFLQDNLARMMGDPAAPPAATGLQGGSPSPAEDEAISPLLRSGTFLMQSPGQVLQLDAPPAQVLAQVTGAPPPLRLRFRMMVDNMVLETRELGAVLILGSAIAAFVQVAIPREVILSLGQGPVTSILAMMALAWVVSICSTVDAFFALSFASVFTSGSLLAFLVFGPMIDLKNISLLLTVFKGRAIIYLFLLAAQLTFLLTLVMNLYVG
- a CDS encoding TIGR03943 family putative permease subunit; this encodes MTSSIRSRRRPLPSPRRVSLPWQAIIDGLMLLLWAAMLLRFTVTGQIYLLLHPDYMWLSHMAMVLTFGMGMGRMWQVWQVVRLQQRQGGPRSQEHIALLPRRVSTGLLLAVAVFGLIYTPRPFTSETALQRGITEVLSQTRSRPQRFVLSGASEDRTIVDWIRTLNVYPEPEAYAGQAVNVSGFVTHMPGWPDNLFMITRFVLTCCAADAYPVGLPVELPPGTPRPAPDTWLEVTGRMTTQTLDNKRQLVIGEAALTEIPQPRTPYEY
- a CDS encoding Ig-like domain-containing protein, with the protein product MARRRSRRPDQGPNRRSPAALSSTSSSRRQPLDRLAVGAMAVLTVVLGILVFSGDHATARVRDFSWQNRQVGVEDRAFLITFSRPMDPVSVEENLALDPPFPGKVSWAGRRMAYTLTEPLPYGQSFTLRLDRARDRFSAPDADVDRFQSFEAGFQSRKRAFVYIGTEGDEANRLVMADLDQQERVILTPRTLSVLAFEPYTLGDRILFSAMDADAPDGLLNQQLYTVTTGIVPRPPQDLLAEPPPFWQRLLPTPTEATPGELTLVLDNRNYQNLKFDLSADGQTIVVQRVNRDDPADFGPWVVRAGRAPYPLDTEPGGDFLIAPDSQSLVLLQGEGTAILDLSPDATRGPQLPLDFLPNYGQVLDIARDGSAAAMVNFNQNDPEKRFTESLFLVTSLGDEEELLRVSGSIREAQFDNRRRFLYVLASEQVDSRRRRNGLEVEDYAEQPLLLVIDLEARAMTKLATLPQQTTQHMSLAPDGRSLLLDVAQFEDVADGSARPRRDEDLGPGLWHLPLFTTAADQSAPTLDSPESFPFQGIQATWLP
- a CDS encoding sodium:solute symporter family protein yields the protein MTVSPVIWIDWAIVVAYLVFSLGLGLYLGRRASGSLVDFFVSGRSLPWWLAGTSMAATTFSIDTPLYIAGVVGNRGIAGNWEWWSFGIAHVVMIYVFARLWRRSEIITDAELTELRYGGPMAAWLRGVKAFLFAVPINCIGIGYAMLAMVKVIDALQLWQSVGIEPGESLKLLSVIGVSILVLVYAGFSGLWGVVATDFFQFFLALLGAIIVAVVAVANLGGMAPLIEQVQALGGTDLLAFVPLERSAEGGWYRWSETAGITVSTFLAYVTLQWWAFRRSDGGGEFIQRLAAAKDEAEAEKAAWFFNILHYVIRTWPWVVVALAAVVIYPNLEDRELGYPMLMLDFLPPALLGLVVASLIAAFMSTVSTLINWGASYLTNDLYGRFLRPNAPQAELVLAGRLASVLVTALGAVAAFYSQDVTTVFRLVIAIGTGPGLVLILRWFWWRINAAAELAAMVAGFLIGLVTTVVPVLTISDFGLRLFATTLATLVLWVAAMVATPPESDETLDAFYTKVRPGGPGWARQQQRTGLVPVQSLRHDCLRACAALLLLLGAMLGVGGFLLYQPLTGWVWLIVAVAGGWWLRRLGKGQPPHVPPPEEI
- a CDS encoding SLBB domain-containing protein, coding for MAAPGQRDAYVLGPGDQLQITVFNVPELTGPHTVLVDGTLSLPWVGDVDVQGMTLREATDLLTWRYSTLLTRPPQITLSLTTPRPVRVVVAGEVRRPGAYDISFADGGGSESVGISWPTLTQVIQTSGGVTEQADVRRIQVIRPNRSGGSSVLQVNLWDLIQSGNLEQDLRLRDGDRVIVSAAPRTPEEARRIAAANFSPQEPRLMRVAVAGEIRRPGTYSKEVAPGEVGPTLTEIIRESGGITEQADVRRVQVVRPTPTGEPMVLEANLWDLIQSGDIEQDLQLRDGDRVIVSAAAIPPGESLRIATSNFSPDSIMVQVAGEVPRGGNLELPVNASLNQAILAAGGLDSARVQSSSVELVRLNRDGTVLRRTYNVDLSSPPNDDNNPILRADDVVIVRRNTIARTTDWLNVLLAPFVGVATFLRLFGL